Sequence from the Corallococcus sp. EGB genome:
ACCTCGTGCGTGGCCGTGTCGCCCTCGTTGTAGGGGGCCGCGGAGCCGCCGGGGACGCTGCTGTAGAGCATGACCACGCCGTCCATGGAGGGCTGGCTCTTGTAGCTGGAGGGGAACGTCGCCCAGCCGAGCAGACCGCCGGACAGGTTCGCCGAGTAGAGGTTCAGCGCGTTGGCGCCGCCCTTGCGCAGCGCGGACTTCATCTTCTTCTCCGCCGCCGTGCCCTGGCCCAGGTTGAACCAGGTGCTGTTCGTGGTGCGGTCCGTACCGGCCAGCGTGAAGTAGAACGGCGTGTTGGCGTACGCCGCGTTCAGCACGTTCATCTGCGCGGTGATCTGCGAGTCCGGGATGTCGCCGTTGGCGAGGCCCGCGCCCTTGTTGATGACGTGGAAGTACACCGGCACGTTCACCGAACCCACCGCGCGCTTCTCCTGCACGCGGTTGGCCAGCGCCGCTTCAATCTCCGCCTTCTCCTGCGCGGACGGCTCGATGGTCGCACAGCCGCGGTGGGGAATGGCCTGCGCGGTGGTCTCCTCCGCGGGAGCCGCCGGAGTCTGCTCCTCGGAAGTCGGGGCGCTGCTGCTGCAGCCCGCCAGGGACATCAGGGTGCCAAAGACAACGGCGAGACGACCACCACGCTGCGCGACGTGACGAAGCATCGTTTCCCAACTCCTAGAGAAATGGGGCGGAAAATTGATACACGGATGAAACAGAGAAAGTCAAATCACGCGACAATTTTGAACTTGGCGTAAACCACCAAAGACAAGCCAAGCGTCACAGGCCGGGATGCGGCCTGGCGGTGTTTCAGCCCGTGAAATGAAAAATGCCGGAGCCCCTGGACGGGGACCCCGGCACGGGAAAAACGGCCACAGCCCGGCGTACTTTTTTTCCCGGACCTCCCGGAAGGCTCAGGGAGCGGAGGGGGTGGGCGCGCCGTCGGGCTTCGCGGGGGTGCCCCCGTCGTCGGGCGTGAGCGGGGTGGGCGCCGTCTGGGGGGCGCCCACCCGGTCCAGGTTCTCGCGGTTGCTCACGGAGAAGCGCACCAGGGCGCGGAGGATGCGGTTGCGCTTCACGTTGCCCAGCACCTCGCGCAGGTCGTCGTAGACGGTGGGGTCGTTGACGAGCGCGCCCAGGGTGCCGTCCCCCCGGGCCACGGTGGCGGTGATCTGCTTGATGTCCGCGGCGGCGCTGCCCAGGTCCGCGAACATGCCCTTCGCGTCGCCGTAGATGAGCTGGTGCACGGCGCCGTTGGGGCTCTTCTTCGCGTCCTCCAGCAGGCCCGCGAGCTGGCCGGCCGCCTCGCCCAGCTCGCGCATGGCCACCGCGCCGTCCTGGCCGTAGATGAGCGCGTGCGCGGTACCGTCCCCCCGGCGCACCTCGCCCAGGATGGCCTCCACGTGGCCCAGGGCTCCGTCCATGCGCTTCGCGGCGCCGGACGCGTTGGCCAGCAGCGTGTTCACCTCCTGGCCCATGCGCGGGTCGTAGATGAGGGCGTGCAGGGCGCCGTTGCCCTTCTCCACCTCTTCGATGATTTTGCGCAGCGAGGCGACGCTCCGGGCCAGGTCCTTGGACAGGTCCGGGTTCGTGTAGGTCTTCACGGCGTCCTTGAGGGACTCGCTGATTTCGACGGAGTTCTCCATCACCCGGCTGGCGCTGGTCATCAGCTTGGACAGGTCCCCGCCGCTGGCGGACTTCACGACGCCGCCGGGCTCCACGGGCGGCTGGTCCGCGCTGCCCAGGGAGATGTCCACGGCCTTGTCGCCCAGCACGCCCATGCTGGTGAGGCGGGCCACGGAGTCCGCGCGCACGCGGTTGGCGTAGGCGCTGGCCACCTGGAACTCCACCTCCAGGCGGCTGTCCTTCAGGTCCTGGGAGAAGGACACGCTGTTCACGCGGCCCACCTTCAGGCCGCCAATCCACACGGGGGACTGGTCGCTCAGGCCGTCCACGCTCTGGAAGTAGGCGCGGAAGATGACCTGGCGTTGGAAGAGGTTGGACTCGCGGCCGATGAAGAAGACGACGACGCCGGCCACCGCCAGGCCGACGGCGACGAAGAGGCCCGCCCGCACGGCCAGGCGTTTCTCCTTCGAGGTCGAGGTGAAGAGACTCATGGTGTTCCTCGGGGGTTCAGCTCCAGGCGGCGCGCGTCGATGAAGGCGCGCACCTCCGGCACCTGGGAGCGGCGCATCTCCTCCGGGGTGCCCACCTGGACAATCTTGCGGTTGGCCAGCATGGCCATCCGGTCCGCCAGCACGAAGGCGCTCACCATGTCGTGCGTGACGACGATGGAGGTCGCGCCCAGGCGCTGCTTCATGGACTCAATCAGCTCATTGATGGTCTGCGTGGTGACGGGGTCCAGGCCCGTCGTGGGCTCGTCCCAGAGGATGACCTCCGGGTCCGTGGCGATGGCGCGCGCCAGCCCCACGCGCTTGCGCATGCCGCCGGACAGGTCCGACGGCATCAGCTTCTCCGTGTTGGGCAGGTCCACCAGCTCCAGCTTCTCCGCCACGCGCTTCTGGACCTCCGCGCGGGACATGGTGGGGAAGTGTTCGCGCAGGGGGTACGCCACGTTCTCCGCCACGCTGAGCGAGTCGAACAGCGCCGCGCCCTGGAACACCATGGCCACGTGCTTGCGGACCTCCAGGAACTGCGCCTCGGAGAACTTCGCCAGGTCGTAGCCCTCGAACAGGATGCTGCCGCCGTCCGGGTGCATGAGCCCGATGAGGCACTTGAGCAGCACGCTCTTGCCCACGCCGGAGCCGCCCAGCACCACCAGCGTCTCGCCCGCGCGCACGTCCAGGTCCACGCCGTCGTAGATGCGCTTGGGGCCGAACTGCTTGATGAGCCCGTCGAAGCGGATGAGCTCCTCGCCCGGCGTGGGCTTGCGGAACGTGAACGGGACGGCGGGGTCTCTGTGGAGGTGGGCCTTGCGCATGGTGCGGGCGGCTTCAGAAGTAGAGCGTGATTTTCGTGATGAAGAAGTCCGCCAGGCACACGGTGACGGAGGTGATGGCCACCGTCTGCGTGGTGGCGCGGCCCACGCCCTCCGTGCCGCCCTCCACCGCCAGCCCCTTGAAGCAGCCGACGATGCCGATGATGAGCCCGAACACCGCGCCCTTGATGACGCCGGAGACGAAGTCGCCCATCAGCACTGCGTCCAGCGCGCCCTGGGAGAACTGATCCAGCGGGATGCCGTATTGGGACTTCACCACCAGCGCGCCCGCCACCAGGCCCACCACGTCCGAGAACACGGTGAGCACCGGCAGCACGATGAGGCACGCGAACACGCGCGGCACCACCAGCTTGCGCAAGGGGTCCGCGCCCAGCGCGCGGATGGCGTCCACCTGCTCCGTCACGGTCATGGAGCCCAGCTCCGCGGCGATGCCGGACCCGATGCGCGCGCCCACGGTGAGGGCGGTGAGCACGGGGGCCAGCTCGCGGAACAGCGTGAGGATGACCACGCGGCCCACGGTGTACTGCACGCCGAAGCGGGCGAGGAAGTAGCCGAACTGCAGGGAGATGACGAGCCCCGCGAACGTCGCGGTGAGCAGCGCGATGGGCAGCGAGCGCACGCCCAGTGATTCGGTGTGGAAGATGAGGCCGGCCCAGTCATAGGGCGGGCGCACGGCGCGGCTGAACACCTGGCCGGTCATCACGGACAGGGCGCCCAGGGACTCCATGCGCTCGCGCAGGCGCTCCTTGAGGCTGGGGCCGCCGGCGAAGAGCTTCGCCTCGGGCATCATCGCCGGCGCTCCCCGTGGAAGCCTTGGAAGACGCTCTCGAAGTCCGCCATGCGCGCGTCGGCGGTGCCCACGGGGGCGACGTAGCTGAAGTCGAAGACGCAGTTGTCCTTCTTCAGCACCACCAGCTCCAGCGACACGGGCACGCCGTCGAGCTTCGCGATGTAGCGGCTGCGCAGGGCCTCGCGGCCGTCCAGGGGGAAGGTGCGCTGGCCCAGGTCCTGACGTTCGGTGAAGCCCATGAGCAGGTGCTTCGTGAGGACCTGGAGGGACGGGTCGTCGTAGTCCCGGCAGGTGGAGTTGACCGCGATGACGCGGCCGGTTTCGCCGCGCTCCACGAAGGCGAGGTCGTTGTCGGAGAAGCCGCGGCGCTCCCAGACCTCATTGGAGAGCGGGCCGACGCTGTACTTCACGTCGGGCTTCTGGAGCACCGAGTCCTTGAACGTCGGGCGGTGGCACCCCGCGAGGAGGGCGGACAGCACGAGCGTCAGCAGCAAGCGCGGCATGGCACCATTTCAAGCGTCCCGGGGGCCCGGTGGGACGGTGGGACCTCGTCATGGTGCACGCCCGGCGGCTCCGCAAGAACTTCGTCGGAGCCAACGGGAGCGAACGTCGACTTCCGGGCCCTGGGCCGCGTATTCCGGAGGGGGTCCGGGGGCCGCTCTCCCGCCGTGTCCCCGGTCGGACTGGGGAAGGTGGGGTGCATGCGGGCATGAGCAGGGCGCATGTTCAGCCGGGAGCCGGGGGACTCTCACCGAGGAGGATGAGATGGACGGCGGACTGGCGATATTCGGATTCGGATTGTTCCTGCTGTCGATTGCCAACCTGTACGCGCGCACGGCGTACTGGCTGGCGTGGCCGCTGCTGGCGCTCTCCATGCTGACCATGGGAATGGCCTGGAGCGAGTCGAAGCGCCTGCGGGATTTGTCGCTGGGGCTGTCGGCGGTGCTGGGGGTGTTGTTCATCATCGCGCTGGCCACGGGCACGGCGTGGTGGCTGACGCTGGCGGTGTTCCTGTTCGCGGTGGCGTTCGGGCTGCTCTGGGCGGAGTTCCGCTTCGAGTACTTCGGGCACGTGACGCGGCAGGAGCTGCCCCATCACCCGGGCCGCAGGCCGGTGCACTGGCCCTGGCACCACCGGCGGCGGGTGCACTGACTAGGGGGCGGGCGGTGCCTCGGTGGCCACCTGTCCCGCGTGGACGGTGAGCCAGAGGGTGTCACTGGCGGCGGCGGCCCGGACGAGCCCCGCGTCGGTGGTGGTGAGGAAGACCTGCGCGCCGCTCCGGGCGAGGTAGCCCATGAGGTAGGCATTGCGCTCGGGGTCCAGTTCGCTGGAGACGTCATCCAGGAGCAGCAGGGGGAGGAAGCCCATGGCGGCCTCCAGGTTTTCAATCTCCGCGATCTTCCAGCCCAGCACCAGGGCGCGCTGCTGTCCCTGGCTCGCGTAGGCGCGCGCGCTGCGGCCGCCCAGCGTGACGGAGACGTCATCCACGTGCGGGCCCACGGAGGTGAAGCCGCGGTCCAGGTCGCGGCGCAGGCGCGCGGACAGGGCCTCGCGCAGGGCGGAGGCGAGCGCGGCCTCGTCGGCGTGGGCGAAGTCCGCGCCGAGGTGCGCGGGGTGGTAGCCGTAGACGGCGGGGTCGGCGGTGCGGCCGATGGACGCGAAGGTGGCCTGGGCGCGGGGCGCGAGCTCGGCCATCA
This genomic interval carries:
- a CDS encoding zinc metalloprotease, which produces MLRHVAQRGGRLAVVFGTLMSLAGCSSSAPTSEEQTPAAPAEETTAQAIPHRGCATIEPSAQEKAEIEAALANRVQEKRAVGSVNVPVYFHVINKGAGLANGDIPDSQITAQMNVLNAAYANTPFYFTLAGTDRTTNSTWFNLGQGTAAEKKMKSALRKGGANALNLYSANLSGGLLGWATFPSSYKSQPSMDGVVMLYSSVPGGSAAPYNEGDTATHEVGHWLGLYHTFQGGCASPGDSVSDTPPEASPAYGCPVGRDTCAGGGVDPIYNFMDYTDDSCMNEFTPGQVARADSLTAQYR
- a CDS encoding MlaD family protein; the protein is MSLFTSTSKEKRLAVRAGLFVAVGLAVAGVVVFFIGRESNLFQRQVIFRAYFQSVDGLSDQSPVWIGGLKVGRVNSVSFSQDLKDSRLEVEFQVASAYANRVRADSVARLTSMGVLGDKAVDISLGSADQPPVEPGGVVKSASGGDLSKLMTSASRVMENSVEISESLKDAVKTYTNPDLSKDLARSVASLRKIIEEVEKGNGALHALIYDPRMGQEVNTLLANASGAAKRMDGALGHVEAILGEVRRGDGTAHALIYGQDGAVAMRELGEAAGQLAGLLEDAKKSPNGAVHQLIYGDAKGMFADLGSAAADIKQITATVARGDGTLGALVNDPTVYDDLREVLGNVKRNRILRALVRFSVSNRENLDRVGAPQTAPTPLTPDDGGTPAKPDGAPTPSAP
- a CDS encoding ABC transporter ATP-binding protein, whose product is MRKAHLHRDPAVPFTFRKPTPGEELIRFDGLIKQFGPKRIYDGVDLDVRAGETLVVLGGSGVGKSVLLKCLIGLMHPDGGSILFEGYDLAKFSEAQFLEVRKHVAMVFQGAALFDSLSVAENVAYPLREHFPTMSRAEVQKRVAEKLELVDLPNTEKLMPSDLSGGMRKRVGLARAIATDPEVILWDEPTTGLDPVTTQTINELIESMKQRLGATSIVVTHDMVSAFVLADRMAMLANRKIVQVGTPEEMRRSQVPEVRAFIDARRLELNPRGTP
- a CDS encoding ABC transporter permease, translated to MMPEAKLFAGGPSLKERLRERMESLGALSVMTGQVFSRAVRPPYDWAGLIFHTESLGVRSLPIALLTATFAGLVISLQFGYFLARFGVQYTVGRVVILTLFRELAPVLTALTVGARIGSGIAAELGSMTVTEQVDAIRALGADPLRKLVVPRVFACLIVLPVLTVFSDVVGLVAGALVVKSQYGIPLDQFSQGALDAVLMGDFVSGVIKGAVFGLIIGIVGCFKGLAVEGGTEGVGRATTQTVAITSVTVCLADFFITKITLYF